A window from Citrus sinensis cultivar Valencia sweet orange chromosome 3, DVS_A1.0, whole genome shotgun sequence encodes these proteins:
- the LOC102625907 gene encoding granule-bound starch synthase 1, chloroplastic/amyloplastic isoform X1, whose translation MATMTAPQFIGGSSQLTSGSVIKSNFSQIGLRSQSMTHSGLRSLNTIDRLQMKSYAKAVVTKATKNGQQTPNNVPSKKIICQQGMNLVFVGAEVAPWSKTGGLGDVLGGLPPALAARGHRVMSVAPRYDQYKDAWDTSVLAEVKVGDSIETVRFFHCYKRGVDRVFVDHPVFLEKVWGKTGSKIYGPKAGLDYEDNQLRFSLLCQAALEAPRILNLNNNKYFSGPYGEDVLFIGNDWHTALLPCYLKFMYQSKGIHKNAKVAFCIHNIAYQGRFPFADFSLLNLPDDFRGAFDFIDGYDKPVKGRKINWMKAGILESDRVLTVSPHYAKELISGEEKGVELDNIIRKTGISGIVNGMDVQEWNPSTDRYINVNYDATTVMNAKPLVKEALQSQLGLPVDRNIPLIGFIGRLEEQKGSDILAQAIPKFMGGNVQIVVLGTGKKPMEQQIEQLEIICPEKARGITKFSTPLAHKIIAGADFMLVPSRFEPCGLIQLHAMRYGTVPIVASTGGLFDTVKEGITGFQMRSFHVECDRVDLADVAAIAKHVNRAVATYGTPALKEMIQNCMALDLSWKEPARLWEKMLLSMEVAGSEPGIEGDEIAPLARENLATP comes from the exons ATGGCAACCATGACCGCCCCACAATTCATTGGAGGAAGTTCCCAGCTGACTTCAGGATCAGTGATCAAATCGAATTTTTCACAGATTGGCTTGAGGAGTCAATCAATGACTCACAGTGGATTAAGATCATTGAACACGATAGATAGGCTTCAAATGAAGTCCTACGCAAAAGCAGTAGTTACGAAAGCTACCAAAAATGGGCAACAAACTCCTAACAACGTGCCCTCGAAGAAAATTATATGCCAGCAAGGGATGAACTTGGTGTTTGTGGGAGCTGAGGTTGCTCCATGGAGCAAAACTGGTGGCCTTGGCGATGTACTTGGAGGACTTCCACCTGCATTGGCC GCTAGAGGGCACCGGGTAATGAGTGTGGCTCCGCGATATGACCAGTACAAAGATGCATGGGACACTAGTGTGTTAGCTGAG GTTAAAGTTGGAGATAGCATTGAAACTGTTCGATTCTTCCACTGCTACAAACGGGGAGTTGATCGCGTCTTTGTTGATCACCCAGTGTTCCTTGAGAAG GTCTGGGGAAAGACAGGATCCAAAATCTACGGCCCTAAGGCAGGACTTGATTACGAGGACAACCAACTTCGATTCAGCTTACTATGCCAGGCTGCTTTGGAGGCACCTAGGATTCtgaatttgaacaataataaGTATTTCTCAGGACCATATG GGGAAGATGTTCTTTTTATTGGCAATGATTGGCACACTGCTCTGCTTCCATGCTACTTGAAATTCATGTACCAATCAAAGGGAATTCACAAGAATGCAAAG GTTGCCTTTTGCATCCACAACATAGCCTATCAAGGCAGATTTCCCTTCGCAGACTTCTCACTTCTCAATTTGCCAGATGATTTCAGGGGGgcttttgattttattgatgG GTATGACAAGCCTGTAAAGGGAAGGAAGATCAATTGGATGAAGGCTGGAATATTGGAATCTGACAGGGTTTTAACTGTGAGCCCTCACTATGCAAAGGAACTTATTTCTGGGGAAGAAAAAGGTGTTGAGTTGGATAATATCATCCGCAAAACCGGTATCAGTGGCATTGTGAATGGCATGGATGTTCAAGAATGGAACCCCTCAACAGATCGATACATCAATGTCAACTATGATGCTACAACT GTTATGAATGCAAAGCCTCTAGTGAAGGAAGCATTACAATCACAACTTGGCTTGCCTGTTGATAGGAATATCCCTCTGATTGGGTTCATTGGTAGACTAGAAGAGCAAAAGGGTTCTGATATTCTGGCACAAGCTATTCCAAAATTTATGGGGGGGAATGTTCAGATAGTAGTCCTG GGAACTGGCAAAAAGCCCATGGAGCAACAAATTGAACAGCTAGAGATCATATGCCCTGAAAAGGCTAGAGGAATAACAAAGTTTAGTACCCCTTTGGCACATAAGATCATCGCCGGAGCTGATTTTATGTTGGTCCCTAGCCGATTTGAGCCATGTGGCCTCATTCAGTTGCATGCCATGCGATATGGAACT GTGCCTATTGTTGCTTCCACCGGGGGACTTTTCGACACTGTCAAAGAAGGAATCACAGGATTCCAAATGAGATCCTTCCATGTTGAA TGTGACAGGGTTGATCTAGCTGATGTTGCGGCAATAGCAAAGCATGTCAATAGAGCTGTCGCAACTTATGGTACCCCTGCCTTAAAAGAAATGATCCAGAATTGCATGGCCCTAGATCTTTCATGGAAG GAGCCAGCTAGACTTTGGGAAAAGATGCTGTTGAGTATGGAGGTTGCCGGCAGTGAGCCTGGTATTGAAGGAGATGAGATTGCTCCTCTTGCAAGGGAGAATCTAGCCACTCCCTAA
- the LOC102625907 gene encoding granule-bound starch synthase 1, chloroplastic/amyloplastic isoform X2, with amino-acid sequence MATMTAPQFIGGSSQLTSGSVIKSNFSQIGLRSQSMTHSGLRSLNTIDRLQMKSYAKAVVTKATKNGQQTPNNVPSKKIICQQGMNLVFVGAEVAPWSKTGGLGDVLGGLPPALAARGHRVMSVAPRYDQYKDAWDTSVLAEVKVGDSIETVRFFHCYKRGVDRVFVDHPVFLEKVWGKTGSKIYGPKAGLDYEDNQLRFSLLCQAALEAPRILNLNNNKYFSGPYGEDVLFIGNDWHTALLPCYLKFMYQSKGIHKNAKRLCRPRYDKPVKGRKINWMKAGILESDRVLTVSPHYAKELISGEEKGVELDNIIRKTGISGIVNGMDVQEWNPSTDRYINVNYDATTVMNAKPLVKEALQSQLGLPVDRNIPLIGFIGRLEEQKGSDILAQAIPKFMGGNVQIVVLGTGKKPMEQQIEQLEIICPEKARGITKFSTPLAHKIIAGADFMLVPSRFEPCGLIQLHAMRYGTVPIVASTGGLFDTVKEGITGFQMRSFHVECDRVDLADVAAIAKHVNRAVATYGTPALKEMIQNCMALDLSWKEPARLWEKMLLSMEVAGSEPGIEGDEIAPLARENLATP; translated from the exons ATGGCAACCATGACCGCCCCACAATTCATTGGAGGAAGTTCCCAGCTGACTTCAGGATCAGTGATCAAATCGAATTTTTCACAGATTGGCTTGAGGAGTCAATCAATGACTCACAGTGGATTAAGATCATTGAACACGATAGATAGGCTTCAAATGAAGTCCTACGCAAAAGCAGTAGTTACGAAAGCTACCAAAAATGGGCAACAAACTCCTAACAACGTGCCCTCGAAGAAAATTATATGCCAGCAAGGGATGAACTTGGTGTTTGTGGGAGCTGAGGTTGCTCCATGGAGCAAAACTGGTGGCCTTGGCGATGTACTTGGAGGACTTCCACCTGCATTGGCC GCTAGAGGGCACCGGGTAATGAGTGTGGCTCCGCGATATGACCAGTACAAAGATGCATGGGACACTAGTGTGTTAGCTGAG GTTAAAGTTGGAGATAGCATTGAAACTGTTCGATTCTTCCACTGCTACAAACGGGGAGTTGATCGCGTCTTTGTTGATCACCCAGTGTTCCTTGAGAAG GTCTGGGGAAAGACAGGATCCAAAATCTACGGCCCTAAGGCAGGACTTGATTACGAGGACAACCAACTTCGATTCAGCTTACTATGCCAGGCTGCTTTGGAGGCACCTAGGATTCtgaatttgaacaataataaGTATTTCTCAGGACCATATG GGGAAGATGTTCTTTTTATTGGCAATGATTGGCACACTGCTCTGCTTCCATGCTACTTGAAATTCATGTACCAATCAAAGGGAATTCACAAGAATGCAAAG AGGCTTTGTCGGCCCAGGTATGACAAGCCTGTAAAGGGAAGGAAGATCAATTGGATGAAGGCTGGAATATTGGAATCTGACAGGGTTTTAACTGTGAGCCCTCACTATGCAAAGGAACTTATTTCTGGGGAAGAAAAAGGTGTTGAGTTGGATAATATCATCCGCAAAACCGGTATCAGTGGCATTGTGAATGGCATGGATGTTCAAGAATGGAACCCCTCAACAGATCGATACATCAATGTCAACTATGATGCTACAACT GTTATGAATGCAAAGCCTCTAGTGAAGGAAGCATTACAATCACAACTTGGCTTGCCTGTTGATAGGAATATCCCTCTGATTGGGTTCATTGGTAGACTAGAAGAGCAAAAGGGTTCTGATATTCTGGCACAAGCTATTCCAAAATTTATGGGGGGGAATGTTCAGATAGTAGTCCTG GGAACTGGCAAAAAGCCCATGGAGCAACAAATTGAACAGCTAGAGATCATATGCCCTGAAAAGGCTAGAGGAATAACAAAGTTTAGTACCCCTTTGGCACATAAGATCATCGCCGGAGCTGATTTTATGTTGGTCCCTAGCCGATTTGAGCCATGTGGCCTCATTCAGTTGCATGCCATGCGATATGGAACT GTGCCTATTGTTGCTTCCACCGGGGGACTTTTCGACACTGTCAAAGAAGGAATCACAGGATTCCAAATGAGATCCTTCCATGTTGAA TGTGACAGGGTTGATCTAGCTGATGTTGCGGCAATAGCAAAGCATGTCAATAGAGCTGTCGCAACTTATGGTACCCCTGCCTTAAAAGAAATGATCCAGAATTGCATGGCCCTAGATCTTTCATGGAAG GAGCCAGCTAGACTTTGGGAAAAGATGCTGTTGAGTATGGAGGTTGCCGGCAGTGAGCCTGGTATTGAAGGAGATGAGATTGCTCCTCTTGCAAGGGAGAATCTAGCCACTCCCTAA